A genomic stretch from Lathyrus oleraceus cultivar Zhongwan6 chromosome 2, CAAS_Psat_ZW6_1.0, whole genome shotgun sequence includes:
- the LOC127122157 gene encoding uncharacterized protein LOC127122157, whose protein sequence is MEDVKAFETSNKPRYVTALSKSSMIVADRDDIDKTICVLVSHVLGIEPKTVVPDVSTSLTQPDNTTETPLDKFDVHVHTLSPEKLKDKEEANGMCGDLDDKEENFVEKKDQYVDIMNIEDFTPSKSLGRRTSVGPTKRWSKVITHVSKRKSLKRKEVSSKFSEFDHDVEHNVQDIVSIDKKQTYGKIPANIPQVPIDNISFHFVENVEKWKFVYKRRLPLERELGKDSFECKEVMSLIQEDGLMKNVIGFGKCYEMLVKEFIVNISKECDNKRSKEFRKVYVRRRCVDFSPEIINRFLGRNEEEQVEVEVSDNVICKEITTKQVKEWPRKGKLSASDLSAKYDVLHRIEAANWVSTNHTYNISTGLGKFIYIVETKSSFDFGSYIFDQTMKRVAYFAVKMSIAFLSLIRGFILGQHPNIVMTSSQKSSMPTTRTCILADLKDTCKTLDDSIKSYTKRKSRLEILIKALSKEEGNLKGDGTCEEDANEEGINASDDEETTSSDEDWSTLALVLLCVNCTYVFFWDMP, encoded by the exons ATGGAAGATGTTAAAGCCTTTGAAACTAGTAATAAACCTAGGTATGTTACTGCTTTGAGTAAATCTAGCATGATCGTTGCAGATAGAGACGACATAGATAAGACTATTTGTGTATTGGTCTCTCATGTTTTGGGCATTGAACCTAAGACTGTTGTGCCAGATGTCTCCACATCCTTGACCCAACCTGATAACACTACTGAAACACCTCTGGATAAATTTGATGTCCATGTGCATACTCTGTCTCCTGAAAAATTAAAAGACAAAGAGGAGGCTAATGGGATGTGTGGTGATCTGGATGACAAAGAAGAAAACTTTGTAGAGAAAAAGGATCAATATGTTGACATAATGAATATAGAGGATTT CACGCCCTCTAAATCTCTCGGGAGAAGAACTAGTGTTGGCCCTACAAAAAGATGGAGCAAGGTTATTACTCATGTTTCTAAGAGGAAATCTCTTAAGAGGAAGGAAGTTTCTTCTAAGTTTAGTGAATTTGACCATGATGTCGAACATAATGTTCAGGACATCGTTTCTATTGACAAAAAGCAAACTTATGGGAAGATTCCAGCAAATATTCCTCAAGTTCCAATTGACAACATTTCCTTTCACTTTGTGGAGAATGtagaaaaatggaaatttgtttATAAAAGAAGACTACCACTAGAAAGAGAACTGGGCAAAGATTCTTTTGAATGCAAAGAGGTGATGAGTCTGATTCAAGAGGATGGATTAATGAAAAATGTAATTGGATTTGGCAAGTGTTATGAAATGCTTGTTAAGGAATTTATTGTGAATATCTCTAAGGAATGTGATAACAAGAGGAGCAAGGAGTTTAGAAAAGTGTATGTCAGAAGAAGATGTGTGGATTTTTCTCCTGAAATCATAAATAGGTTTTTGGGTAGAAATGAAGAAGAACAAGTTGAAGTGGAAGTCTCTGACAATGTTATCTGCAAAGAGATTACTACTAAACAAGTAAAGGAATGGCCAAGGAAAGGGAAGTTGTCAGCAAGTGATTTGAGTGCGAAGTATGATGTACTTCATAGAATTGAAGCTGCTAATTGGGTGTCAACTAATCACACTTACAACATTTCTACAGGATTGGGTAAGTTCATTTATATTGTAGAGACCAAGTCAAGTTTTGATTTTGGATCTTATATCTTTGATCAAACTATGAAGCGTGTTGCCTATTTTGCTGTGAAGATGTCAATAGCATTTCTCTCATTGATTCGTGGTTTTATATTGGGTCAACACCCAA ATATTGTCATGACCTCTAGCCAGAAATCTTCCATGCCTACTACTAGAACATGCATCCTTGCTGATCTAAAAGATACTTGCAAGACCTTGGATGATAGTATCAAAAGTTATACTAAGAGGAAGAGCAGGCTTGAAATTTTGATAAAGGCCTTGTCTAAAGAAGAAGGAAATTTGAAAGGTGATGGAACATGTGAAGAAGATGCAAATGAAGAAGGTATTAATGCAAGTGATGATGAAGAAACTACCAGCAGCGATGAGGACTGGAGCACTCTGGCTCTGGTTCTTCTGTGTGTTAATTGCACTTATGTTTTTTTCTGGGATATGCCCTGA